The genomic segment ACGGCGTCCACGCCCGACGCCTCCGCCATCTTCCGCAGGTGCCCGAGCAGCCCGAACCCGGTGACGTCGGTCGCGCCCGCTGCCCCCGCGGCGAGCGCAACCTGGGCCGCCACGTCGTTCAGAAGGAGCATCGACGCGACCGCCGCCTCGACGACCGCGGCGTCCGCCTCCCCCCGCTTGATCGCCGTCGCGACGACCCCGACGCCGAGCGGCTTCGTGAGCACGAGCGCGTCGCCGGGGCGCAGACCCGCGTTCGTGAGCACCCTGTCGGGAGCCACCTCACCGATCACCGCGAGGCCGAACTTCGGCTCCGGGTCGTCGATCGTGTGACCCCCGACCGTCACCCAGCCGCCGTCGCGGCCCGCCTGCCCGGCCCCCTCGAGGACCTCCACGAGGACGTCGGTGCCGAGCTCGTCCGACCATCCGACGAGGTTCAGCGCGAGGAGCGGGCGGCCGCCCATGGCGTACACGTCGCTCGCGGAGTTCGTCGCGGCGATCCGCCCCCACGTGCGGGCGTCGTCGACGAGCGGGGTGATGAAGTCGACCGTCACGACGAGCGCGCGGTCGGGCGCGATGCGCCACACCGCCGCGTCGTCGCCGGTTTCGGCGCCGACGAGCAGGTCAGGATGGCGCACGGGAGTAAGGCGGCGCAGGACCTGCGCCAGCTCGCCGGGGGCGAGCTTGCACGCTCACCCCGCGCCGTGGCTGTACTCGGTGAGGCGTCGGGTCTTCGGGTTCACCCTGCGAGAGTAGCCGCTGCCCGGGCTCTGCCTGGATCGGCACTGTCCCCCGCAACCCGAGGAGGCACGTCGACGTGACCAGCGGCAACGGCCGGCACCGGGTGTGGTACGCCGCGTACGGCTCGAACCTGCACTGGCCGCGCTTCCGCTGCTACCTGCAGGGCGGGCGGGCCTGCGGATCCGCCCGGGTGCACGCGCCGTGCGCCGACCGCCGGCCGCCGCTCGCCGAGGCTGCCACGACGCTGCCCTTCCCCCTGCTGTTCGCAGGGACGTCGCGGACGTGGGGCGGAGGCAGCGCGTTCCTCGACGTGCGCCGCCGTGACGCCTCGACGCTGGCGCGGCTCTACCTCGTCACCGACGAGCAGTTCGCCGCGGTCGTCTCCGCGGAGGCCCGCCACCGCGTCCGGCTGCCATCCCCCGGCGCGGGCGCTCCGCCGTGGTTCAGGGTTGCGCCGGGCACGTACGGGATCGTCGTCGCGTGCGGCCAGCGCTACGGGATCCCGGTCATGAGCCTGAGCGGCATGCCGGGGGGGGCCACGACGGCGCCTCCCCGCCCGAGCTACCTCGGCACGATCGCGGCGGGCCTGCGCGCCGCGCACGGCCTGTCGCCACGGGGCGTTGCCGACTACCTCGCCCCGGTGCCCGGCGTCGCCGGGCACTACCCGCGCGACGAGCTCGTCGCGCTCGCCGGCGGCCAGGTGGCGCACCGGTGAAGTTCCTCGTCGGGGCCGGATCATTCCTCGCGGTCTACAACAACGCGACGAACCTCCTCGGCCTGCCCGACGCGGCGTACGTCCCCGTGAACCTCGCGACCGCTGGCCTGCTCGTCGCCGCGGCGCGCCGCAACGGCTACGGATGGGACACGCTCGGGCTGTCGAGGGCCGGGGTCGCACCGGGGCTGCGCTGGGGCGGGGCCGGCGCCGGCGTCGTCGCGCTCGGCCTCGGTGCCGCGCTCGCCTGGCCGCCCGCGGCACCCCTTCTCGCCGACGAGCGGGTCGCCGGGCTGTCCCTCGGCGGGCTGCTCTTCCGCGTCGGTGTGCGCATCCCGTTCGGCACCGTGCTGTTCGAGGAGCTCGCCTTCCGCGGGGTGATGCTCGGCGCGTGGGCGCGCGAGCGGTCGGTCCCGGCGGCCGTGGCCGGCACGAGCGTGCTCTTCGGTCTCTGGCACATCGGCCCGACGATCGTTCTGCTCGCCGAGAACGACGTCGCGCTCACGGCCGCCGGCCGTGCGGCGGCGGTAGGCGGCGGGGTTGCGCTCACGACCGCCGCCGGCGCGCTCTTCGCGCTCCTGCGGCTGCGCACTGGGGGGATCGTGGCCCCCGCACTCGTGCACCTGGCCACGAACGCCCTCGGCACGCTCGCCGCGTATTGGGCGCAGCGGGTGTGACCACGGCCCAGGGTGGCAAGGAAGGGGCCCATGTATGACGCGATCGTGATCGGTGGCGGCTCCGCGGGCCTGGCGGCCACCACCTGGCTGGCCCGCTACCGCCGGCGGGTGCTCCTCGTCGACGGCGGCGAGCCACGCAACCGCTGGGTCGACGAGTCGCACGGCTACCTCGGCTCCGACCCCATGAACCCCAACACCCTGCTCGAGCGGGCGCGCCACGATCTCGCCGCCTACTCGACGGTGGAGATGCTCGAGGGCAAGGCGAGCAGCGCGGCAGCCGAGCCGCGGGGGGGCTTCGCGGTGGAGGTCGACGGCAAGTGTCACCTCGGTGGGCGTCTCGTGCTCGCCACCGGCGTGGTCGACGCCTTCCCCGACGTCGACGGGTTCTTCACGCACTACGGCGCCGACGTCTTCCACTGCCCCACCTGCGACGGCTACCAGGCGCAGGACCTCCCGGTCGTGGCGTTCGGCTGGGACCCCGCGGTCGCGGGATTCGCCCTCGAGCTGCTGGACTGGGCGAAGTCGGTCACGGTCGTGACGAACGGGCAGCCGTTCGAGGGTAACGGACCGGAGCGGGACGCTCTCACGCGCCACGGCGTCGAGCTCGTCGAGGACAAGGCCGACGCGCTGCTCGGCGCCCGCGGGGAGCTGGAGGGGGTGCGCCTGCGCTCCGGCAGCGAGCTGGAGTGCCGGCTCGCGTTCTTCTCCATCGCCCACCATCCGGTGACGGGGCTCGCGGAGCAGCTCGGGTGCGCCCTCGACGGCGACGGCTACGTCGTCGTCGACGAGCAGGGGGAGACGAGCGTGCCGGGGGTCTACGCCGCAGGTGACCTGACGCCCGGGATGCAGCTCGTGCAGGTGGCCGCGGCGAAGGGAGCCCTCGCCGGCACGAGCTGTGCGCTCTCGCTGCGGGGCGAGGAGGGGGCGCCCGACAACCGCCCACCGGGACCCGACGTCGAGCAGGAGCTGCACGGCGGGTGACCGCCCCGCACGGTCCGCCGAGGCGGCGGGTCGGCGTGCGCAACGGGCAACCGTGGGTAGGACTGCCATGGAGCGACGAGAGGACGGCGCACCCATGCCCGTGTTCCGGATGGTCACGCTGGCCTTCGCCAAGACGTTCAGCAAGCTGTTCGGCCTGGCGACGATCACGTTCTTCGGTCGGGCGCCCTCCCGCGACGACGACAAGGTCGGGCTCGTCGGCCTGCTGTCGCTGACCTGGCTGTCCGTGGTGGTCGCGGCGTTCGTGCCGGCGCTTGCCGAGATTCTCCTGCCGTTCCTGCCCGACGACGAGCGGCTTCTGCGGGGCGTGATGATCGCCGGGAGCGTCGCCATCCCGCCGCTCGTCGGCGTGGTCATCACCCGCATGGAGAACCGCCGCGACGACGTCCGGTCGGTGGCACGCGAGGCGTTGTGCGGATACGGCTACGCGGCGGGGATCGGCATGCTCGTCGTCGCGCTCGTGCTCGTCGTGCCGTTGATCAAGGTCTCCTACATCTTCCGGCGCTTCGACCTCAAGCACATCGCGGTCATGATCTCGCCGGACGACTACGACGCCGTCCTCGAGGAGATCCGCGAGGCCCTCGATCGCCACGGCATCGCCACGGAGGTCCGGGACCCGGAGCGGCCGGTCCTCTGGATTTTCAGGGGGCTCGTGTTCGTCGAGGGCAAGATCTTCCGCCGGGACATGTCCCGGCGGATGAAGGTGGTGTCGGGCCACCTTGACGACGACGAGCGGCGGTGGTTCGAGATCACCGTGCACGCCACCGACATCTCGGTGATCGGGCGCAAGGAGGAGACGAGCTGCGTCATGGCCCTGCTCTCCGAGGAGCTCGACGAGCGGAACGTCTATTTCTCCTGGGACGACTCGTCGCAGGCGCTCGAGGACCGCATCCTCGCCTACGGCCAGGCTCTGGACACCGGCGAGGACGTCGACCCCGACGTCGCCCGCGCGCTGTGCGCCGAGCTGCGCGAGCTCGCCCTGTCGACCGAGGAGTGGAACGCCATCCGCCGGCAGATCTACAAGCTCGAGCGGGACTGCTACCGCGCCCGTGCCGAGCGCTGCGCCGCCGAGCACGACCCTCCATCCCGGCTCCGGGCATCGGGCTGACCCACCGGGGGCCCGGGCCGTTCGTGACACCCCGCGTCCGTGACCGCCCCCGGCTGTGGTGGCCGCCCCGGCCGCCCCGTTCCCGGGGCTTCCCCCGCTCGGGAACCGCCGGCCGGCGGCGGACGTCTTCAGCGCATGAGAACCTTCGCGCTTCTGCTCCTCGCTGGGCTCGTGCTCGTCGCCTGTGCCGACGCGCCCGACGTGGGAGCCGGTGCCGCTCCGCCCGAAAGGCCCGCGGACATCGCCGGCACCGTCACCGCGGTGACGCCCGCACCCCGGCCGGCCGAGGGCTGCCTGCCGGCCGACCCGGAGGCTGACCCCGCGGGAACCGTGTCCAGCGACGACCCGCCCGTCTGCCCCGCGCCCGACAGCGACCAGCTCGGCACCGCCCTTGTCGAGGCCGAACCCGACACGGACACCGGGGACAAGGCGGTGGTGTTCATCGGCACGTCGACGGCGCTGCTCCGCGCGGCCGCAGACGGGTTGGAACCCATCACGTTCGACGACCTGCGGGAGGGGCTCGCCGTCGAGGTGTGGTTCGACGGGCCGGTCGCCGAGTCCTACCCCGTCCAGGCCGGGGGCGCCGCGCTCATCGTGCGCGCCGAGCAGGCAGACGGCTGATGCCCCATCGGGACGAACGGCTGGACGTGCCATAACCGGGCGGAGCCACCGCCGCAGCATTCCCGCCGGAAACGACCGACGCCGCCCCGGAGGGGGCGGCGCCAGCGGCGTCGAAGCCGTCAGTGGAGGTGCCGGGGAGTCGAACCCCGGGTCCGAATGCCTCAACCCCGGAAGCGCTACGAGCGTAGGTTCCGGTGGATTGTCGGGCCGCTCTCGTCCCGGAACCAGACGACGTGAGCAGCCGTACGCCACTTCAGTTTCCCCACCGGCCCGTGGCGGTGACCGGCGGGTGGAGCCTGGTTGCGATGCCCGGTCCCCCACCCCAGGCGAGTGAGGGCGGACAGGCGGCTTAGTTAGGCCACCAGGGCCAATGTGTCGTCGGCACCTAATAGGTTCCCTGGACAGTTTTACGAGGTGACCAGAGGTGCTCGGCTCGCTCTCCCGGGACCGATCGGCATCCGTCGATGCCACGTCACCCCCGCGAAGCGGGTCGTACGAACCATGGAGTTGTCAACGAACCCGCGCAACAACCAGTCTATCCGCCTACGCCTTCTGCCGCTCCCGCAGCGCCCGCTGGATGTCCCGGTCGGCGTCGCGCTTGGCGATGGTGGCGCGCTTGTCGTGGCGGGCCCTGCCCTTGCCGAGGCCGATGAGCAGCTTTGCCCGGCCGTTCTTCCAGTAGAGCCGCAAGGGCACGAGGGTGCGGCCCTGCTCCTGGGTGAACTTCTCGCAGCGGTCGATCTCACTGCGGTGGAGCAGGAGCTTGCGCCGGCGGGTCGGGTCGTGGTTGTGGCGGTTGCCGAAGTCGTACTCGGGGATGTGGGCCTGCACGAGCCAGCCCTCGCCGCCCCGGACGGTGGCGAACGCCTCGGCGATCGACGCCTTGCCCGCGCGCAGCGACTTCACCTCGGTGCCGGTAAGGACGAGGCCCGCCTCGAGGGTCTCGGTGATGTCGTAGTCGAAGCGCGCGCGGCGGTTCGTGACGATGGTGTCGGGGCCCGTCTTCTTCGCCATGACCGGATCGTACGGGCGGCCGCGGTGCCCCGCGGCCCCCGGCCTACGAGCGCGCCGCGCCGACGAGCTCGGCGCGCAGCGCCTCCTGCGCGGCGGCGAGCTGGTTCTCGACCTCGGCCACTACCCGGTCGGGGGCGATGCCGGTGCCCTCGATGGAGTCGCCCGACGACGTGAAGTACTCGGCGGTGGTGAACTTCACCCCCGACCCGTCGCGCAGGGGCCGGACGGTCTGGACCGTGCCCTTGCCGAACGTCGGAGTCCCGACGACGGGCCCGCGGCCGAGGTCCTGCACGGCCCCGGCGACGATCTCGCTCGCGCTCGCCGACGACGCGTCGACGAGCACGACGAGCGGCACGTCGGTCAGCGCCCCGCCCGTCGCCTCGAACGTCTGGCGGTCCCGGCCGCGCTCCTGGACGCTCACGATCGTCCCTCCCTCGATGAAGACGCTCGCCACGGCGACCGCCTCGCGCAGCAGGCCACCCGGGTTGCCCCGCAGGTCGAGCACAACCCCTCGACCCCCCTCCGCCCTATGGCGCTCGACCGCCTCGCGCACGCGGGCTCCCACGCCCTCGGTGAACTGGAGGAGGCGCACGTGGGCGACCCCGTCGTCGAGCCGCTCGACCTCGAGCACCGGCCGGTCGATCTGGGCGCGGATGACGGCCACCTCCCGGGGGCCTTGCGACCCGCCCTCGAGCCCGAGGAGGACCGTCGTGCCCTCCTCGCCCTGCACCCGCTGCACGACCGCCCGCAGGGGGGCAGCGCGCAGGTCCTCCCCGTCGACCGCTACGATGCGCTCCCCGACCTCCAGGCCGGCCGCCTCCGCCGGGGCGCCGGCGATCACGTTGACGATCGTGACGCCCTCCGGGGTCTCCTCGACCATGACCCCCACGCCCGAGAACTTCCCGTCGAGCAGCTCGGAGAAGCTCGTGAACTCCGCGGCGTCGTAGTAGACGGCGTAGGGGTCCTCGAGGCGTTCGAGCATGCCTTGGATGGCGCCCTCGAGAAGCTCCTCGTGGGTCGGGGGGTCGACCGCCTCGCTCGTGATGCGTTCGTAGAGGTCGGCGAGCGCCGAGAAGTCGGGCGGAAGGCCCGTGGGCTGCCCCGCCGCGCGGTCCGGTGCCCCGCCGGACTCGGCCCCGAGGTGGTAGGAGACGGTGACGAGCCCGCCCATGAGCACGACCAGCAGGGCGAGTGCGAGCAGACGGTTACGCATGCCCCCAAGCCTGCCATGCGCCGGGGCGCACCGCGCATCGCCGCCGGGTTACCGCAGGTAGGGCATAGGGTCGCGCGGCTCGCCGTTCACCCGCACCTCGAAGTGCAGGTGG from the Egibacteraceae bacterium genome contains:
- the selD gene encoding selenide, water dikinase SelD; this translates as MNPKTRRLTEYSHGAGUACKLAPGELAQVLRRLTPVRHPDLLVGAETGDDAAVWRIAPDRALVVTVDFITPLVDDARTWGRIAATNSASDVYAMGGRPLLALNLVGWSDELGTDVLVEVLEGAGQAGRDGGWVTVGGHTIDDPEPKFGLAVIGEVAPDRVLTNAGLRPGDALVLTKPLGVGVVATAIKRGEADAAVVEAAVASMLLLNDVAAQVALAAGAAGATDVTGFGLLGHLRKMAEASGVDAVVDPSAVPLLPGARELAAAGLVPGGSERNLAWAADQLDDGGVDATTLRLLADAQTSGGLLFGAAPDAAGAAVERLRASGHDAAVVGRVVAGDGRIRLAPPTPSDR
- the smpB gene encoding SsrA-binding protein SmpB, with amino-acid sequence MAKKTGPDTIVTNRRARFDYDITETLEAGLVLTGTEVKSLRAGKASIAEAFATVRGGEGWLVQAHIPEYDFGNRHNHDPTRRRKLLLHRSEIDRCEKFTQEQGRTLVPLRLYWKNGRAKLLIGLGKGRARHDKRATIAKRDADRDIQRALRERQKA
- a CDS encoding NAD(P)/FAD-dependent oxidoreductase; its protein translation is MYDAIVIGGGSAGLAATTWLARYRRRVLLVDGGEPRNRWVDESHGYLGSDPMNPNTLLERARHDLAAYSTVEMLEGKASSAAAEPRGGFAVEVDGKCHLGGRLVLATGVVDAFPDVDGFFTHYGADVFHCPTCDGYQAQDLPVVAFGWDPAVAGFALELLDWAKSVTVVTNGQPFEGNGPERDALTRHGVELVEDKADALLGARGELEGVRLRSGSELECRLAFFSIAHHPVTGLAEQLGCALDGDGYVVVDEQGETSVPGVYAAGDLTPGMQLVQVAAAKGALAGTSCALSLRGEEGAPDNRPPGPDVEQELHGG
- a CDS encoding CPBP family intramembrane glutamic endopeptidase yields the protein MKFLVGAGSFLAVYNNATNLLGLPDAAYVPVNLATAGLLVAAARRNGYGWDTLGLSRAGVAPGLRWGGAGAGVVALGLGAALAWPPAAPLLADERVAGLSLGGLLFRVGVRIPFGTVLFEELAFRGVMLGAWARERSVPAAVAGTSVLFGLWHIGPTIVLLAENDVALTAAGRAAAVGGGVALTTAAGALFALLRLRTGGIVAPALVHLATNALGTLAAYWAQRV
- a CDS encoding S41 family peptidase, with translation MRNRLLALALLVVLMGGLVTVSYHLGAESGGAPDRAAGQPTGLPPDFSALADLYERITSEAVDPPTHEELLEGAIQGMLERLEDPYAVYYDAAEFTSFSELLDGKFSGVGVMVEETPEGVTIVNVIAGAPAEAAGLEVGERIVAVDGEDLRAAPLRAVVQRVQGEEGTTVLLGLEGGSQGPREVAVIRAQIDRPVLEVERLDDGVAHVRLLQFTEGVGARVREAVERHRAEGGRGVVLDLRGNPGGLLREAVAVASVFIEGGTIVSVQERGRDRQTFEATGGALTDVPLVVLVDASSASASEIVAGAVQDLGRGPVVGTPTFGKGTVQTVRPLRDGSGVKFTTAEYFTSSGDSIEGTGIAPDRVVAEVENQLAAAQEALRAELVGAARS